The Rickettsiales bacterium genome includes a region encoding these proteins:
- a CDS encoding DUF4065 domain-containing protein, whose translation MNEQDSEPPYLPSHIANYFLWLAKQENVEDLTTMKLIKLVYFSYAWYYALFGKKLFSEKIEAWRYGPVIPSIYHEFKRAANDPIDFFSMNFAMKTGEISYPIIKNGDDDIIQLLSAVWAVYKDKSGLELSDITHEDGSPWCHAYDQGENSPMDDSLIRERAKQAIVKYKGKW comes from the coding sequence ATGAACGAACAAGATAGCGAACCTCCTTACCTACCCTCTCACATAGCGAATTATTTTCTGTGGCTGGCGAAGCAGGAAAATGTTGAGGATTTAACCACAATGAAGCTGATAAAGTTAGTTTATTTCAGCTATGCTTGGTATTACGCTTTGTTTGGCAAAAAGCTGTTTTCTGAGAAGATTGAGGCGTGGCGTTATGGACCGGTTATTCCTTCCATATATCATGAGTTCAAGCGGGCGGCTAATGATCCAATTGATTTTTTCTCAATGAATTTCGCGATGAAAACTGGAGAGATCTCTTATCCCATAATCAAAAATGGCGATGATGATATTATTCAGCTACTAAGCGCTGTATGGGCGGTATATAAAGATAAAAGCGGTCTGGAACTGAGCGATATTACTCATGAAGATGGTAGCCCTTGGTGTCATGCTTATGATCAGGGAGAGAACTCTCCTATGGATGATTCTTTAATCAGAGAAAGGGCGAAACAGGCGATAGTTAAATATAAAGGTAAATGGTAG
- a CDS encoding 3-deoxy-D-manno-octulosonic acid transferase, with translation MQISYRTYKIATILCAPAIYIWLKIRQYKGKEDKNRVGERLGNYKIKRPKGVLLWMHAASVGEVNSVLLLIEKINAEFPDVKILLTTGTVTSAQLVKKRLPNVLHQFVPVDTDEATNKFLRHFRPDIGFWIESELWPNLVMNARARGCFMVIINGRMSEKSYNMWQKYATLMIFDMLNCFSVVFAQTPLDSQRFKALGAQDSIYPGNLKYDSSVLPCLESELAAMKKQIGERPVWLAASTHNNEEEQIAAACAPLIKKYSDIVTIIAPRHPQRGEEIAKTISAYGKVSLRSRGDKIEADTNFYIADTLGELGLFYRLCEVVFMGGSLIEHGGQNPLEPARLRCCIITGTHTKNFLDMYNEMEELKICVRVKNATELTEQVATLIKDSDRITDTLIATKEWLNTKTGAIERIIKTLAPIFTPVTLEKE, from the coding sequence ATGCAGATAAGCTATAGAACATATAAGATAGCTACTATCTTATGCGCTCCTGCCATCTATATCTGGCTTAAAATCCGCCAGTATAAAGGAAAAGAGGATAAAAACAGGGTTGGTGAAAGGCTGGGAAATTACAAGATAAAACGTCCAAAAGGCGTACTGCTTTGGATGCATGCGGCAAGTGTCGGTGAGGTAAACTCGGTTTTACTGTTAATAGAAAAAATAAACGCTGAATTTCCAGATGTTAAGATCCTGCTTACCACCGGTACAGTGACCTCAGCGCAGTTGGTTAAAAAACGTCTTCCTAATGTACTTCACCAATTCGTGCCGGTAGATACTGATGAGGCGACTAATAAATTCCTACGCCATTTCCGACCTGATATTGGGTTTTGGATTGAGTCAGAATTATGGCCAAACCTAGTGATGAACGCGCGGGCACGTGGCTGTTTCATGGTAATAATAAATGGCAGAATGTCCGAAAAATCTTACAATATGTGGCAGAAATACGCTACGCTGATGATCTTTGATATGCTTAATTGCTTTAGTGTGGTGTTCGCGCAAACTCCTCTTGATAGCCAGCGTTTTAAGGCGCTTGGAGCACAAGACTCTATTTATCCCGGTAATCTTAAATATGACTCATCGGTGCTTCCTTGCCTAGAATCAGAGCTCGCCGCTATGAAAAAACAAATAGGGGAAAGACCAGTTTGGCTTGCCGCCAGCACGCATAACAATGAGGAAGAGCAAATCGCTGCTGCTTGCGCCCCTCTTATAAAAAAATATTCTGATATAGTTACTATTATCGCTCCTCGCCACCCACAACGTGGTGAGGAAATAGCCAAAACCATTTCCGCTTACGGCAAGGTTTCCTTGCGCTCACGAGGTGATAAAATAGAAGCTGACACGAATTTTTATATAGCTGATACTCTCGGCGAGTTAGGTTTGTTTTACCGGTTATGTGAAGTGGTGTTTATGGGTGGATCACTTATTGAGCATGGCGGGCAGAATCCACTAGAACCGGCACGACTGCGCTGCTGCATAATAACCGGAACTCATACTAAGAATTTTCTGGATATGTATAATGAGATGGAAGAGCTTAAGATATGCGTGCGAGTTAAAAACGCGACAGAACTAACAGAGCAAGTAGCCACTTTAATAAAGGATTCTGACCGGATAACTGATACATTAATAGCGACCAAAGAATGGCTTAACACCAAGACTGGAGCGATAGAGAGAATAATAAAAACACTCGCTCCGATTTTTACTCCGGTTACTCTGGAGAAAGAGTAA
- the lpxK gene encoding tetraacyldisaccharide 4'-kinase, which translates to MKMKAPKFWNSKTKLSTLLSLILVPFSWLYYLVGRLLYGRIKPEKLPVPVICVGNISVGGAGKTPVALYIGELVKNKGVNTFFISRGYGGSQKSAIRVDADIHGAELVGDEPLLLAEILPTIIGKNRLEVAKFAIEQGAELIIMDDGLQNPSIEKDLSFIVTDRRLGFGNERLLPAGPLREPVAAGLNKADAVIIVNPANFIPTAMPDTSMLIARSKAKDSMLALKGKRIIAFCGIAVPTKFFDMLREVGADIIRAVDYPDHYPYKEKDLLFLFREAKKHNAELVTTSKDAARMKKQFKQEMESIKIAEMELIFENKAHLEELIEDILPEKNDKKN; encoded by the coding sequence ATGAAAATGAAAGCTCCTAAATTTTGGAATTCTAAAACCAAGTTATCTACCTTGTTATCGCTTATTCTGGTTCCATTTTCATGGTTATATTACTTGGTCGGTAGATTGTTATATGGTCGTATAAAACCTGAGAAATTACCTGTTCCGGTTATTTGTGTAGGAAATATAAGTGTCGGAGGAGCTGGGAAAACTCCTGTCGCTTTATATATAGGTGAGCTGGTAAAAAATAAGGGAGTAAACACTTTTTTTATCAGTCGTGGCTATGGTGGCAGTCAAAAATCAGCGATCAGGGTGGATGCGGATATACATGGAGCGGAATTAGTTGGTGATGAGCCGTTGCTACTTGCGGAGATACTGCCGACTATTATCGGTAAAAACCGCCTTGAGGTGGCAAAATTTGCTATAGAGCAAGGCGCTGAGCTTATTATAATGGATGACGGATTGCAGAATCCATCCATTGAGAAAGATCTATCTTTTATAGTTACTGATAGAAGACTTGGTTTTGGCAATGAAAGATTATTGCCGGCGGGTCCCCTGCGTGAACCGGTAGCGGCAGGTCTTAATAAGGCGGACGCGGTTATCATCGTAAATCCGGCGAATTTTATACCAACTGCCATGCCGGATACATCTATGCTAATCGCCCGCTCAAAAGCGAAGGATTCTATGCTCGCTCTTAAAGGAAAGCGAATCATCGCTTTTTGTGGTATAGCCGTCCCCACCAAATTCTTTGATATGTTAAGAGAGGTTGGCGCTGATATTATTAGGGCTGTAGATTATCCTGACCACTATCCTTACAAAGAAAAGGATTTACTTTTCTTGTTTAGAGAGGCGAAAAAACATAACGCGGAATTGGTTACTACCAGTAAGGATGCTGCCCGTATGAAAAAACAGTTCAAACAAGAGATGGAATCTATTAAAATAGCGGAAATGGAGTTGATATTTGAAAATAAAGCCCATTTAGAGGAATTAATAGAAGATATATTACCAGAGAAAAATGATAAAAAAAATTGA
- a CDS encoding lysophospholipid acyltransferase family protein translates to MASLKLKSLLKEPLTQFILSHMLAFYIRLVMLTAKKEFYIHPEAKIFMDGKKNAIFAFWHGRMMLLPAVNPQRKMHVLISDHSDGRLISQVIKRFGQDTVKGSSSKGGTEAVRDIIRLLKNGDNVSITPDGPRGPNQTAAMGIVTIAKLSKLPIIPVTFYATKHKRLRSWDKFMLAKIFSRIYFCIGQPIDIKIANEEGRILVEKAMNELTKKASTLGGTEKNADKL, encoded by the coding sequence ATGGCATCACTTAAGCTTAAGAGCCTGCTCAAAGAACCGCTCACACAGTTTATTTTAAGCCATATGTTGGCGTTTTACATCCGCCTAGTAATGCTTACAGCAAAAAAAGAATTTTATATACATCCTGAGGCAAAAATTTTTATGGATGGCAAGAAAAATGCTATTTTCGCTTTCTGGCATGGACGAATGATGTTACTTCCAGCAGTTAATCCTCAGCGCAAAATGCATGTGCTTATTTCTGACCATAGTGATGGTAGGCTAATATCACAAGTAATAAAGCGTTTTGGGCAGGATACGGTGAAAGGATCTTCCAGCAAGGGTGGGACGGAAGCGGTGCGTGATATAATACGCCTGCTTAAAAATGGTGATAATGTCAGCATAACCCCTGATGGACCGCGTGGTCCTAATCAAACAGCGGCAATGGGAATAGTTACCATAGCAAAACTCTCTAAACTACCGATAATACCGGTCACTTTCTACGCCACCAAGCATAAAAGACTAAGAAGCTGGGATAAATTTATGCTAGCTAAAATTTTTAGCCGGATATATTTTTGTATCGGACAACCAATAGACATAAAGATAGCGAATGAAGAGGGCCGGATATTGGTTGAAAAAGCAATGAATGAGTTAACCAAAAAGGCGAGCACGTTAGGTGGGACAGAAAAAAATGCAGATAAGCTATAG